In Deltaproteobacteria bacterium, the sequence TCATGGTCAAGGACATCCGGAAGCAGGGGCTGAAGGCCCTCAAGTACCTGCAGGACATCGACAAGGACGACGTGCTCGAGGCAATCGGCCTCGAGGAGCGGAGCAGCGCCTGGGCGAGCGCGCTCGGGACCATCGGCATCTTCCTGCTGGGTTGCCTCGTCGGCGCAGGCATCGGCCTCGCCTTCGCGCCCAAGAGCGGCGAAGAATTCCGCAACGAGCTCGGCGACCGGATGCGGCGCAAGGCAGACGAGCTGGGCGTCAACCAAGACGTGATGAG encodes:
- a CDS encoding YtxH domain-containing protein; amino-acid sequence: MRRFRRGKYVSVHVVSGHGRPPLEAIMVKDIRKQGLKALKYLQDIDKDDVLEAIGLEERSSAWASALGTIGIFLLGCLVGAGIGLAFAPKSGEEFRNELGDRMRRKADELGVNQDVMSRSQMPVT